From Hydractinia symbiolongicarpus strain clone_291-10 chromosome 12, HSymV2.1, whole genome shotgun sequence, one genomic window encodes:
- the LOC130621832 gene encoding ADP-ribosyl cyclase/cyclic ADP-ribose hydrolase-like, giving the protein MDLGVLLVIFTYSSSLRVKHAAASFGSKLASPHTLRRKTRDVPLASILGSLDPDADNLNTEIDNTYFHAPMSVTSASVENKSTKTISALIIKSGNPNSKYKTTPHIKELFIGRCYEYQFRRNVSQHYNCDSLWNAFFNSFAYKDPCDVQSYHYKKFLDMIEEDIPKDKALLWSGSRELAHKFSDFLFTKRFTTLEDTMAGYLVNDMKWCGKRDSPGINFKECPWECSIQTPYWSSANQRFAKKIRGVVQIILNGTRQHLNDGRVYPSYMKNRYYLGPYIIPEFKKENIRHVKIIVAHTLHLKPLESCNEKTVKLLVEDIKKKNIPVNCVDDADTVKHILCVDDPLSNSCLIPK; this is encoded by the exons ATGGATTTGGGTGTCCTGCTTGTCATATTCACTTACTCATCAAGTTTAAGAG TCAAACACGCAGCTGCATCTTTCGGAAGCAAGCTTGCAAGTCCGCATACGCTAAGAAGAAAAACAAGAGATGTCCCACTTGCTTCGATTCTTGGAAGCCTTGACCCGGATGCTGACAATCTAAATACAGAAATCGATAACACGTACTTCCACGCTCCTATGTCTGTAACATCTGCTTCAGTTGAGAATAAATCCACCAAAACAATTTCAGCTCTAATAATAAAAAGTGGCAATCCTAATTCAAAGTATAAAACAACCCCTCATATCAAGGAACTATTTATAGGGAGATGCTATGAGTATCAGTTTCGACGGAATGTATCTCAACATTATAACTGTGATAGCTTATGGAATGCATTCTTTAACTCGTTTGCGTACAAAGACCCTTGTGATGTGCAGTCTTATCACTACAAAAAATTCTTAGATATGATAGAAGAAGACATTCCAAAGGACAAG GCTTTATTGTGGTCTGGATCGAGAGAATTAGCCCATAAATTTTCAGATTTTCTGTTTACAAAACGTTTCACAACGCTAGAGGACACAATGGCAGG ATATCTAGTCAATGATATGAAATGGTGTGGAAAGCGAGACTCTCCTGGGATTAATTTTAAAGAGTGTCCATGGGAATGTTCGATACAAACACCCTATTGGTCATCTGCCAATCAACGG tttgcaaaaaagatacgAGGTGTTGTCCAAATCATTTTAAATGGTACTAGACAACATTTGAACGATGGGCGAGTATATCCGTCATATATGAAGAACAG GTATTATCTTGGCCCCTACATTATTCCtgagtttaaaaaagaaaatataagacACGTGAAGATCATCGTCGCACATACTTTACATTTGAAACCTTT AGAGTCATGCAATGAGAAAACTGTCAAGCTGCTTGTAGAAGAcatcaagaaaaaaaacattccagTGAACTGTGTTGACGATGCTGA TACGGTGAAACATATTCTGTGTGTAGATGATCCCCTGTCAAATTCATGTTTGAttccaaaataa